Part of the Sulfitobacter donghicola DSW-25 = KCTC 12864 = JCM 14565 genome, GGGTCTGGACCGGAACGGCCTGCGCCCGATGCGCTATGTTGTGACCAGCGACGGGATGCTGATCGCGGGTTCCGAGGCGGGCATGGTGCCGCTGGACGAGTCGCGCGTTGTGAGCAAAGGCGCCTTGGGGCCGGGCCAGTTGTTGGCCGTGGACATGCAAGAGGGCAAGCTGTTCGGCGATACCGAGATCAAAGACAAGCTATCGGCGGCGCGTCCGTTCGGTGACTGGGTTGGCAAGATCAACGAGCTGGACGAGGCGCTGGCGGGTGTAACTGAAAAGCCATTGTTTGAGGGGGCCGAGCTGCGCCGCCGTCAGATTGCGGCGGGTTACACCATTGAAGAGCTGGAACAGATCCTTGCGCCGATGGCGGAGGACGGCAAAGAGACTCTGGCCTCGATGGGGGATGACACGCCATCGGCTGTTTTGTCGGGCAAGTACCGCCCGCTGAGCCACTTCTTCCGTCAGAATTTCTCGCAGGTGACAAACCCGCCGATCGACAGCTTGCGCGAATTCCGCGTGATGAGCCTGAAGACGCGTTTCGGGAACCTGAAGAACGTGTTGGATGAAAACAGCAGCCAGACCGAGATTCTGGTTTTGGACAGCCCGTTTGTAGGCAACGCCCAGTTTGAGGCGCTGATGACCCAGTTCAACGCGGATGTGACCACGTTGGATTGTACCTATGAAGCGGGTGCAGGAAATCTGAATGCGGCGCTGGAGCGTATCCGTGCCGAGGCCGAAGATGCGGTGCGTTCGGGGGCTGGCCATTTGGTTTTGACCGATCAGCACAGCGATGCGGATAAGGTTGCGATCCCGATGATCCTTGCGACCAGCGCGGTGCACAGCCACCTGACGCGCAACGGGTTGCGGACCTTTACCTCGATCAACGTGCGTTCGGCTGAATGTGTTGATCCGCATTACTTTGCGGTTCTGATCGGCTGCGGTGCGACTGTTGTAAACGCCTATCTGGCCGAGGATTCATTGGCGGATCGTATTGGGCGCGGGTTGTTGGATATTGATCTGACCACTGCGATTGCGCGTTACCGCGAAGCGATTGACCAAGGTCTTCTCAAGATCATGGCAAAGATGGGTATTTCGGTGATCTCTTCCTACCGTGGGGGCCTGAATTTTGAGGCCGTTGGCCTGTCGCGCGCGATGGTTGCCGAATATTTCCCAGGTATGACCAGCCGCATCAGCGGCATCGGCGTCAGCGGCATTCAACGCAAAGCCGAAGAGGTTCATGCCAAAGGCTGGGCCGGTGGCGATGCTATTTTGCCGATTGGCGGTTTCTACAAGTCCCGCAAATCGGGTGAGACCCACGCGTGGGAAGCGACCTCGATGCATATGTTGCAGGCGGCCTGTGATCGCGCCTCTTACGAGATGTGGAAGCAGTATAGTTCGAAAATGCAAAGCAACCCGCCGATCCATTTGCGTGATTTGCTGGCGCTGAAACCTTTGGGTGAGGCGGTTCCGATTGAGGAAGTGGAAAGCATTACCGCGATCCGCAAGCGTTTCGTGACTCCGGGTATGTCTTTGGGTGCGTTGAGCCCTGAAGCGCATAAAACCCTGAACGTGGCGATGAACCGTATTGGCGCAAAATCTGACAGTGGTGAGGGCGGCGAAGACCCCGCACACTTCCTGCCGGAAGCCAATGGCGACAACCCGTCTGCGAAGATCAAGCAGGTGGCCTCGGGCCGTTTTGGTGTGACTGCCGAGTATCTGAACCAGTGTGAAGAGCTGGAGATTAAGGTCGCGCAGGGTGCCAAGCCCGGTGAGGGTGGCCAGTTGCCCGGTATGAAAGTGACCGAGCTGATTGCGCGTCTGCGCCACTCGACCCCGGGTGTGACGCTGATCTCGCCTCCGCCGCACCACGACATCTATTCGATCGAAGACCTCGCGCAGCTGATTTACGATCTCAAGCAGATCAACCCGCGCTGTAAGGTCACCGTCAAACTGGTAGCGTCGAGCGGTGTTGGCACGATTGCTGCGGGTGTGGCCAAGGCCAAGGCGGATATCATCCTGATCTCGGGCCACAATGGCGGCACGGGTGCCTCGCCTGCGACCTCGATCAAATATGCGGGTCTGCCGTGGGAGATGGGCCTGACCGAGGCGCATCAGGTTTTGTCGATGAACAACCTGCGTGACCGTGTGACATTGCGGACCGATGGTGGTTTGCGCACGGGCCGTGACATTGTCATGGCGGCGATGTTGGGTGCCGAGGAATACGGTATCGGTACGGCTGCGCTGATCGCGATGGGCTGTATCATGGTGCGTCAGTGCCAGAGCAACACATGCCCTGTGGGTGTGTGTACCCAGGATGAGGCGCTGCGCGACAAGTTCACTGGCAATGCGGATAAGGTTGTGAACCTCATCACCTTCTACGCAACCGAGGTGCGCGAAATCCTTGCCTCAATCGGGGCGCGTTCGTTGGATGATGTTATTGGCCGTGCGGATTTGCTGACGCAGGTTTCACGTGGCTCTGCGCATCTGGATGATCTGGACCTGAACCCGCTGTTGATCTCGGTCGATACAGAGCGGGACACGGTTTATGACCGCAGCAAGCCGCGCAATTTTGTGCCTGACACGCTGGATGCGCAGATCGTCACTGACGCAGTGCGGTTCCTTGAGGATGGCGAAAAGATGCAGCTAAGCTATGCGGTGCAGAACACGCACCGGACAGTTGGCACGCGGATTTCTAGCCATATCGTGAAACGTTTTGGCATGCGCAATGATTTGCAGGCCAACCACCTGACCGTGAACCTGACGGGTTCTGCTGGCCAATCGCTGGGTGCCTTTGCGGCGCCGGGTCTAAAGCTGGTCGTGTCGGGTGATGCGAACGACTATGTGGGCAAGGGTCTGTCTGGTGGTACGGTTGTTGTGCGCCCTCAGATGAAGTCTCCGATTGTGGCGTCTGAGAACACGATCATCGGGAACACTGTTCTATATGGTGCGACGGATGGGTATCTGTTTGCGGCTGGTCGCGCGGGGGAACGCTTTGGCGTTCGTAACTCGGGGGCGAGCGTGGTGATCGAGGGCTGTGGCAGCAACGGTTGTGAATATATGACTGGCGGTGTTGCGGTTATTCTGGGTGAGATCGGCGCGAACTTTGGCGCGGGTATGACGGGTGGCATGGCCTATCTGTATGATCCAGAGGGCCGCGCAACCGACATGATGAACCATGAAACACTGGTGCATTGTGCGGTGACCCAAGATCACTGGGAAAACCAGCTGAAGACCCTGATCGAAGCGCATGTTGCCGAGACCAACAGCCGCAAGGCCGCGGATATCTTGCAGCATTGGGAACTGGAAAAGGGCAACTTTGTTCAGGTCTGCCCCAAGGAAATGCTGAGCCGTATTCCTGCGCCTTTAGGGATCGAAGATCAGGCTATTCCTGCGGAATAAGCGATAGACAAAAGCGTCAGCGGAAGGTGTGCCCTTTCGCTGGCGTTTGTTTGCGGCCCTGAGGCGGGCCGTTTGAAAGAGTGCGATTTTAAACACGCAAGTCATAGTTGTGGATTGAAAAGTTCACAAAGTGAGCAACCGCGTTTATAGCTATCGCATGGCAAAACGTTCCACCAAAACCAAGGCAAAGCCAAAGGCGAAACCTGCGTCAAAGACGAAGGTTGTGTCGAAGGAGCCTGCGCGCCGATCCTTGCGACAGCGGCTGCGTCGGTTTGTTTGGCGGGTGGTTGCGATTTCATTCCTTGTTGTTGTTGGCGCGGTCCTGCTGGGCAGTGTCGTGAACCCGCCCTCCACGGCCTATATGTTTGGTGAATCGCGCCGATTGGGCGGGGTGGATCAGGAATGGGTTCCGTTGGAAGAGATTGCGCCCGTGATGGCGCGGGCGGCTGTTGCGGCGGAGGATGCCAATTTCTGCGACCACTGGGGTTTCGATGTGAAGGCGATCAGATCGGCGATTGCGCAGGGGTCGAACCGTGGGGCATCGACGATCAGCCAGCAGACGGTCAAGAACGTGTATCTGTGGCACGGGCGCACGTGGGTGCGCAAAGCGTTAGAGGCGGGCATCACGCCCTTGGTCGAGGCCGTTTGGCCCAAGCGGCGGATTTTGGAAGTATACCTGAACGTGGCCGAGTTTGATGAGGGTGTGTTTGGCGTTGAGGCGGCGGCGCGCCATTATTTCGGGATTGGGCCAGAGGATTTGACCGCGCGGCAGGCCTCGCAACTGGCGGCGGTGTTGCCATCGCCGAAACGGCGCAGCGCATCGCGCCCGACGGCTGCCCTAAAGAAACGGGCGGCGCAAATCCGCTCGGGGGCGGCGACGATCAAGGCGGACGGGCGCGCTGATTGTTTCGAGAGTTGAATTTCTGTGCGTCTCAGGGCATTTAGGTTGGGTACTCCCAATTCGGAATTGTCATGGCCCGCTTGTTTCACGTTTCTCTATCACCCTTTTGTCGTAAAATCCGGTTGAGCCTTGCGGAAAAGAAGATCGAGTGTGAGCTAGTCGAGGAGAAATATTGGGAGCAAGACCCCGATTTTCTGCGCCGTAACCCTGCTGGCAAAGTGCCTGTGCTGCGGTTGGATGGCATCATGATGTCCGAGAGTGCGGCGATTTGCGAATACATCGAAGAGACGCGGCCCGAGCCGTCTTTGCTGCCCTCGGACCCTGCGCAGCGGTTGGAGGTGCGCCGCTTGGTCAGTTGGTTTGATGACAAATTCCATCACGAGGTGACAAGCAAGCTGCTCTATGAGCGGGTGAACAAAAAGATGATGAAGGCGGGTTACCCTGACAGTAAGAATGTCAAAGCGGGGGCGCGCGCGATCAAGTTTCATTTGGGGTATATGACGTGGTTGCTGGATCATCGTCGTTGGCTGGCGGGCGATTCCATGACGTTGGCGGATTTCGCAGCGGCGGCGCATTTGTCATCGTTGGATTACATCTCGGACGTGGATTGGAACAGCTGCCCCGAGGTGAAGGACTGGTACGCCAAGATCAAATCGCGCCCTGCGTTTCGATCCATTCTCGCCGATCAAGTGCCAGGATTTACGCCGCCCAAGCATTACAATGATCTGGATTTTTGACTCCGTTTCAGGGGGTATCTGAGCGATGGACCTGAAGGCGCGCTTGGTTGCTAAGGCGTTGGAAGAGGGGTTTGTCGCCTGTCGCATTTGCAAGCCGACAGCGGTGCCTGAGGTGCCTGCGCGGTTGGATGCGTTTTTGGCGGCTGGCTATCATGGGCAAATGGGGTGGATGGAGGAGCGTGTCACGTGGCGCGCGGACCCATCCGCGCTGTGGCCCGAGGCGCGATCGGTTATTATGTTGGCCGAAAGCTATGCGCCAGAACATGATCCGTTAGAGATACTGGAACGACCCGATCTAGGGGCGGTTTCCGTCTATGCCAAAGGGCGCGATTATCATGACATCGTGAAAAAGCGGCTGAAACGATTGGCGCGGTGGTTGATCGAACAGGAAGAGTGTCAGGTAAAGGTATTTGTCGATACGGCCCCTGTGCCAGAAAAGGCATTGGCGCAGGCGGCAGGGCTGGGCTGGCAGGGGAAACACACCAATATCGTCAGCCGAGATTGGGGCAATTGGGCCTTTTTAGGCTCTGTTTTTACGACTCTTGAGCTGGAACCCGATGCACCTGAGGTGGATCGGTGTGGCAGCTGCACGGCCTGTCAGGAAGTCTGCCCGACAGATGCCTTTCCCGCGCCTTATCAGCTGGATGGGCGGCGGTGCATTTCCTATCTGACGATCGAATACAAAGGCCCCATCGACGAAGAGATGCGCCCCGCCTTGGGGAACCGCATTTATGGTTGCGATGATTGTCTGGCGGCCTGTCCATGGAATAAATTCGCCGTCGCGGCGAGTGATATGCGGTATCACGGCAGCGCGGGGGGCACCTTGGCCGAGCTGGCGGTTCTGGATGATCCGACATTCCGCACGCGGTTTTCGGGATCGCCGATCAAACGGATCGGGCGGGACAGGTTCACGCGCAATGTTCTTTATGCCATCGGGAATTCGGGGGATGTGTCGCTGCGCGCGGTTGCGCAGTCTTT contains:
- the mtgA gene encoding monofunctional biosynthetic peptidoglycan transglycosylase; translation: MAKRSTKTKAKPKAKPASKTKVVSKEPARRSLRQRLRRFVWRVVAISFLVVVGAVLLGSVVNPPSTAYMFGESRRLGGVDQEWVPLEEIAPVMARAAVAAEDANFCDHWGFDVKAIRSAIAQGSNRGASTISQQTVKNVYLWHGRTWVRKALEAGITPLVEAVWPKRRILEVYLNVAEFDEGVFGVEAAARHYFGIGPEDLTARQASQLAAVLPSPKRRSASRPTAALKKRAAQIRSGAATIKADGRADCFES
- the queG gene encoding tRNA epoxyqueuosine(34) reductase QueG encodes the protein MDLKARLVAKALEEGFVACRICKPTAVPEVPARLDAFLAAGYHGQMGWMEERVTWRADPSALWPEARSVIMLAESYAPEHDPLEILERPDLGAVSVYAKGRDYHDIVKKRLKRLARWLIEQEECQVKVFVDTAPVPEKALAQAAGLGWQGKHTNIVSRDWGNWAFLGSVFTTLELEPDAPEVDRCGSCTACQEVCPTDAFPAPYQLDGRRCISYLTIEYKGPIDEEMRPALGNRIYGCDDCLAACPWNKFAVAASDMRYHGSAGGTLAELAVLDDPTFRTRFSGSPIKRIGRDRFTRNVLYAIGNSGDVSLRAVAQSLCEDEDATVADAARWAVAQLAHL
- the gltB gene encoding glutamate synthase large subunit, yielding MTKYDDAWVAREEAKRAFMAEKGLYSPEEEHSSCGVGLVVNIEGKRSREVVENGIKALKAIWHRGAVDADGKTGDGAGIHVQIPVPFFYDQIERTGHKPRMDELIAVGQVFLPRTDFGAQETCRTIVETEVLRMGYYIYGWRHVPVSVECLGEKANATRPEIEQILISNSKGVDEETFERELYVIRRRIEKAAIAAQVPTLYIASMSCRSIIYKGMMLAEQVAEFYPDLMDERFESAFAIYHQRYSTNTFPQWWLAQPFRMLAHNGEINTLKGNLNWMKSHEIRMASATFGDLAEDIKPIVAAGSSDSAALDSVFEVLVRAGRSAPMAKTMLVPESWSKQAVELPQAWRDMYSYCNSVMEPWDGPAALAMTDGRWVCAGLDRNGLRPMRYVVTSDGMLIAGSEAGMVPLDESRVVSKGALGPGQLLAVDMQEGKLFGDTEIKDKLSAARPFGDWVGKINELDEALAGVTEKPLFEGAELRRRQIAAGYTIEELEQILAPMAEDGKETLASMGDDTPSAVLSGKYRPLSHFFRQNFSQVTNPPIDSLREFRVMSLKTRFGNLKNVLDENSSQTEILVLDSPFVGNAQFEALMTQFNADVTTLDCTYEAGAGNLNAALERIRAEAEDAVRSGAGHLVLTDQHSDADKVAIPMILATSAVHSHLTRNGLRTFTSINVRSAECVDPHYFAVLIGCGATVVNAYLAEDSLADRIGRGLLDIDLTTAIARYREAIDQGLLKIMAKMGISVISSYRGGLNFEAVGLSRAMVAEYFPGMTSRISGIGVSGIQRKAEEVHAKGWAGGDAILPIGGFYKSRKSGETHAWEATSMHMLQAACDRASYEMWKQYSSKMQSNPPIHLRDLLALKPLGEAVPIEEVESITAIRKRFVTPGMSLGALSPEAHKTLNVAMNRIGAKSDSGEGGEDPAHFLPEANGDNPSAKIKQVASGRFGVTAEYLNQCEELEIKVAQGAKPGEGGQLPGMKVTELIARLRHSTPGVTLISPPPHHDIYSIEDLAQLIYDLKQINPRCKVTVKLVASSGVGTIAAGVAKAKADIILISGHNGGTGASPATSIKYAGLPWEMGLTEAHQVLSMNNLRDRVTLRTDGGLRTGRDIVMAAMLGAEEYGIGTAALIAMGCIMVRQCQSNTCPVGVCTQDEALRDKFTGNADKVVNLITFYATEVREILASIGARSLDDVIGRADLLTQVSRGSAHLDDLDLNPLLISVDTERDTVYDRSKPRNFVPDTLDAQIVTDAVRFLEDGEKMQLSYAVQNTHRTVGTRISSHIVKRFGMRNDLQANHLTVNLTGSAGQSLGAFAAPGLKLVVSGDANDYVGKGLSGGTVVVRPQMKSPIVASENTIIGNTVLYGATDGYLFAAGRAGERFGVRNSGASVVIEGCGSNGCEYMTGGVAVILGEIGANFGAGMTGGMAYLYDPEGRATDMMNHETLVHCAVTQDHWENQLKTLIEAHVAETNSRKAADILQHWELEKGNFVQVCPKEMLSRIPAPLGIEDQAIPAE
- a CDS encoding glutathione S-transferase family protein, which encodes MARLFHVSLSPFCRKIRLSLAEKKIECELVEEKYWEQDPDFLRRNPAGKVPVLRLDGIMMSESAAICEYIEETRPEPSLLPSDPAQRLEVRRLVSWFDDKFHHEVTSKLLYERVNKKMMKAGYPDSKNVKAGARAIKFHLGYMTWLLDHRRWLAGDSMTLADFAAAAHLSSLDYISDVDWNSCPEVKDWYAKIKSRPAFRSILADQVPGFTPPKHYNDLDF